The Heliorestis convoluta genome includes the window TGAGCGATAGCAAAAACATCACAGTAAGACTTATCAACGTCGATGGAGCCAAAGCAGAAGCCCCCAGAAAAGTAAAGCTTTATGCCGGAAAAGAAGGGCCTCAGATCATCGAAGTCACCCCGAACAATGCTTTCTCCACGGGAGGAGAAAGGGTCTATATCAAAGTTACCAATTTGGAAATTGACTATCGTGATAAACGCAATTGGCCTTCTTTTGCCTTTGGTGGTATCCCCGTGAACCCCAATCGGACCAATCCAACATTGATTAATTACCCTTTTGATACAACCGTCGATGACAGCCAAGAACCGATTCAGTTGCTGCAAGCGGGTGCATCAAAAGACGATGAATGGATCTGGGCTGTGCGCGTACCAGCCTATCCGATCTCTTCACAACGGCAAGAGCAAACCGTAGACCTTCACATTATTAATGGTGACTGCATAAGTAGTTCTCTCGAGCAATCCTTCACCTACTTGCGCAGTACAGGGCAGATAGACCTAACCACAGTAACGCCTCGCCGTTCGCCCGTAGAAGGTGGCATCGAAGTTCTCATCGGAGCTAGATTCACCTTGCAAGGTGATGCAACCCATCCAGTCTCACCCGGCTTCGTCGTAACAGAAGGCCAAGTACCGCGCGTCTTCTTTGGCTCTGAAGAAGCTTCCGTTATCAATGTAAGTCGCACGGAGCTCAGGGTTATCGCACCGCCTCATCGAATGGCCAACGTCGATATAAAAGTTATCAATCCCGATGGTAGAACCTACGGCTTGCTACGCAATGCCTTTACTTATGCCGACATACCGATTATTGAGTCTATCACTCCAGCTAGCGGTCCACAGGAAGGCGCCATCGTCGTCAAATTGAAAGGCCGTGGTTTCGCCCCCAACGCCAAAGTTACCTTCGGCAATGCCCAGGCAGAAGTCAAAGAACTTAGTGCCACTGAGATTTCTGTGATCCTCCCACGAGGTCCTGTCATTCCCAATGATGACATCAAAATATCTGTCGACGTTACCGTAACCAACCAAGATGGTGAATTCTACCGAGTAGAAAAAGGATTCACCTATTATAAAGACGGCGGTCTCCCCGAAGACCCTCCAGAGATCCTCGCCCGAGTCATCGACCGTAACACCATAAGCATTACTTGGTCACCTGTTAACATGGCCCAAGCTTATGAAGTAGAAATCTCCGAAGGGAACCACCATAACTACCGCCTCTATGAAGTCGTCCCCGCAGCGAAAGTGCAAAATGGGCAGTTCTACAGCCTCGTCCGCGCACTCGAATCACAGACCCGTTACGCCTTCCGCGTTCGTGCCATCTCCTCTGCCGGCACAGGTCCATACTCCGAAGTCGTCTTCGCCACTACCAACAATACCCGCGGCTGGGAGGGCTTTGGCCAAGCAGAAACAGAAGTTCTTGTCACTGCAGAAGGTGCTACACTCATGTTTCGTCAAGGTAGACCCGATGGGTACTACGATCTCCGACAGGGCCTTCTCGGTGCCGCCCAGAACAAAGCCGTTTCCTTTAGCCCCCAATCCCAAAGCTATAACACTTCCGTTCTCTTAGACAATGACAACTGGAAAATAATTGTTCCAACTCAATCTTTACGCTTTAACGCTGCCCACATGACCCATAGCTACAGCACCATTCAAGTTAACCAAGCCTCTGAAAGAGAAGCAGAACGACTCCTTATCTCCAACGGCCAACGTCGTCCCCTAACACCTATATACGAAGTAAAGCTCACCTACGAAAATAACAACCAACAAAGATTCGCCCCTGCGATTTACCCCCAACCCTTCACCTTAAGCCTCCGATACAACAACCTATTCAATAACCCCAGCAACTTGAGTCGCCCTCACCTCTACTGGTACAACCACAATACCAGACAGTGGATCCGATTAGAAAGCTCGATGGATAGCACCGCTATCTCAGCGACCATCAATCGCCCCGGCTACTACGCCCTTTTCACTGATTAAAAGACACCCCCTGCCCGTCCGGTCACAACCAGCAACATGTACCTGGGTCAGGGCTTATTCCTTCCTGGAGAGAGGACTTCAGACCTCAGCCATCGGCAGCTACGCTGCCGCTCATGGCGTGGGATGAGTCCGTTCGGAAGGAATGAATAAGGACTGACCCCACCACAAGGCAACTAATTTCGCACTAACCAACCAAATGGTCACTGAAAGATATAATAAAGCAAGCCAATAAGGACAGACATAGTAAATCCATAGACAAGAACAGGTCCAGCAATGGAGAACATTTTCGCTCCAACGCCGAAAACGTATCCCTCGCGCTTATACTCCATGGCCGGCGCTACAATCGCATTGGCGAATCCTGTAATAGGAACGATTGACCCCGCTCCGGCATGTTTGCCGATTTTATCATAAAGACCAAGACCTGTTAAAAAGGCGCCAAGAAAAATCAAAGTGGCTGCAGTAGCGGCTATGGAATCTTTCTCCGCAAAACCCAAGCTTATATAGCTATTGTAAATAAGCTGACCGAGTGCAGAGATCAGTCCACCGACAATAAAAGCCCAAAAAGCATTTTTGAAAACAGTAGGCTTTGGTTTAACCTTTTGTACTTTTTCTTCATATTCTTGTGCCGATAAGTTCTCGAACTTGTAGGGCAAAGATTCCACCCCCCTATGCTATTATGGAGTTGCATAGACGCCTTTTATACGAAAACCGCCAAAAGGGATAGAGCAACGTAAGCTCTACTCTTTTGGCGGTTTTTATACCTTATTATTCTCCGGAAGTTTTCGCATGGTAAAACATTGTCTTAATTTTCTTCAAGGCCGATCGCTCAATCCGTGAAATCTGCACTTGCGAAAGTCCCACTTGTTCAGCCACTTCTGTCTGCGTCTTATCTTGAAAAAAACGCATATGTAAAATCTCTTGCTCTCGCGGTGCCAAGCGACTCATGGCGTCTCTTAAGGCCAGATGCTCAAACCATGTCTCTTGATCGCTTTCTTCTGTCGAAAGCTGATCGAGTAAATAAATGGGATCACCATCATCCTGATAAAAAGTCTCGTGAATGGATGTGGGCGATTGAACGGCTTCTAAAGCTTCCACAACTGCTTCTGGTTCAATTTCCAAAGCGTTGGCAACTTCTTGTATGGTCGGTTCTCTTCCAAGTTTTCCTGTTAATTCATGCTGGCAGCGATGAATCCGTTGTGCCGTCTCTTTATAAGAACGACTTACCTTCACAGGACTATCATCGCGCAAAAAGCGGCGTATCTCTCCAATAATCATAGGAACGGCATAGGTACTAAAGCGGACGTTATAGGTCAAATCAAACTTATCAATCGCTTTAATTAAGCCAATAACACCAATCTGAAATAGATCTTCTAGTTCATAGCCGCGGTTTTGAAAGCGCTGCACCAAATTAAAAACAAGTCGGAGATTGCACTGAATCAACCGCTCCCGCGCGTCACTATCACCACCCTGGGCTAGTTGAAGCAATCGAGTGGTCTCTTGCTCTCCGAGCAAAGGAAAGCGAGGCAAGTTCATCTCTGTCAATCGATAATTCATAGAAGCCTCACATCACTGAACAGCCCGCTGCAATTGCGGGACATATTTGTAGAGGCGAACAACAGTACCTTGACCCACTTCCGACTTTACGTCGATCTGATCCATAAATGATTGCATAAAGACAAAGCCGAGACCCATTCGATCCGGCGAAGTCGAATAAGAAGGCTCCATGGCTTTGGCAATATCTTGAATGCCCTGCCCCTGATCAGCGACTATAATCTCAAGACCTTCGCCATCTAAAGTGACAGCAAAATCAATCAAGCCATCGGTTTTATTATGATAACCATGCATTATGGCATTAGAAACAGCTTCCGACACAGCGACTTTCACATCATCTAAGTTCGTCAAAGTGAATTCTAGGTTCGACATCATTGTCGCTACAACAACACGAGCCAAAGCAACATTTTCAGGAAGACTCGCAAACTGCATCTTCACCTGATTCACATTCCTCACAACACACCATCCCCCTCTAAAGCACGCAAAGCCAACTTTTCTTTTCGATAATGCTTCATTAGACCATATAATCCAGACATATCCAACAAACGATCCACCACTTCATTCGCGCCTGTCAAGGTAATCTTTCCACCGACATTGACAACATACTTATATCGACCTAAAAGCATTCCCAGCCCAGAGCTGTCAATAAAATCGACTTTGCTTAAGTTAAAAAGCAAGTTCTTCGCTCGTTCTTTTTCCATCTCACGTTCAATCGCTTCTTTAATACTGTTGCTGACAGACATATCAATCTCGCCTTCATAGCGGACAATGAGGGTCTGTCCCACTTTTTCTAATTGTAAATTCATCATTCACCATCCCCAAGCTCAAAAACATTTTTCGCAGAGTTCTAACAAGTAGGACTTCTAGAGCTACTTGTTCTACAAAAGATTGGTAATTCCTTCCTTCCTTAAATAAAAAAGTGCCCTGAAATGCTAAAAATTTGCAAATCGGACACTTTTGCTAGGTATGAACAGATTCTTATTGCTAGAAGTTTATCATTACTGGCTTACCAAACCGACATAGATATCCATGTCAATATCATCTACAACAAAAGTGGCTTTCATCGCTTTCGGTACAGATAACATAACTTGACCTTTTTCACCAGCAATTATGTTCGGCGGTGATATATCGAGCCCCACAATCCCTTCATTGCTGTAAAGTGTGCAAGAAGTAGCACAAACCATATTTCCCAGTTCAGAAAGAGCACTTACAGCCATATCATCTAACTCTGAAACAGGCATACCCATCATCATTTTAGATGCTATATGTTTGGCTGAAGTAAGGTCCATACCAATGAGTATGGAGCCTTTTAAGGGTCCAACTACACTAACATTAATAAAAATCCCCCTATTGTCCAAGTGCTTATCGACCAAAACTGCTGTATCTTTCTCCTCAATATGAGAAAAGCCCAATTGTGGCATGATTTGATTAAAAGCATTAATTACAGGATTTATCATATTCATGTCCATAAAGCCGACCCCTTTTTAAAACCGATAAATAAATTAATACGTCCATGGGGTGTTTCCGCACCGATACATTGTAAATGTAGACTTGGGCTGATAACTTTCGTAGGAGCACCATAAAAAACGTTCGGTGGTGATACCCGTAACTGAAAAGCCTTTTCCTTTTTATTAAGCATGGAACAGGCAACACCAGCTATAATGTTGGCAAACTCAGCACCTAAAGCCATGACTTCATCACGATTCTTAGGTTCCCGTCGGAGCAGTACTTTTGCCATTTTCTCAGCCGTAGATTCAGATAAATCCAAAATCATCGTTCCTGAATAATGTCCAATTATTCCAATAACAACACTAATTCCTTGCGAAGGAAAAAAGTGCTGCTGAGGCTCTTCATCCAATAATGAGGCCGAAACCTTCGTCATACGGGTAATGTTCTGACTCAATGATTCTTTGAATGTAGGAATGCTCATTGTGATCAAACTTTCAAACAATCTATCAGGGGCCATAACATTGTCGATAACTCTTTTTAGCTCTTCTGCCTCAACAGGCTTTTGGAGGTAACCAGAAACGCCAATTTGCTTGGCTTTTTCTATAGTCTCATCGTCCTTCATCGAACTAACCAAGATAATTCTTGCTTGTGGATCATGGGCTAGAAGCGCTTTACTGCATTCAAATCCATCGGCGCCAGGCATGGCAATATCCATCGTCACAACATCAGGCTTGACTGTAGAGTACCTATCGATAAGCCCTTCTATTGACTCTGCTTCTCCCACAACTTCATAACCAATCTCTTCAAGATAGTCCGCAATAATGGTACGAGAAAGCATTGAGTCATCCACAATCATGATTTTTGTTTTCACGTAAAAAAGCCCCTCCTGATCAAAAAATTTATCTTTTTGAAAAAGAACATCTCTAATTTTGTTTCATTTATACGAATGTCGTTAGCCAAATATTCACAACACTTGGCTGTATTTCCCTTGTAATCAGTATAAGTTATCGTTATTTTACCGTCAAGGCATTTTCTTCTTTATCTAACCAGCCATATGTAATGAGGCCTGAAAAGTCTAATTCCCATAGAAGGACGCAAGACCGCTTGCCCTACGCAGCATAACAATCTGCCACATAAGGCAAGGGCTGCCTCGCAGGAAATTAAGCTCTACAGGCCTACTGTAATGTTGCTCTCTGCCGAAGTATACATTGCGGACTCCACAAATCGATAGCTACACTTACTAAGAGAACGTAACAAGTTAAGCAACATCCAAGCAGTTATTGAAATCCATACATACCCCGAAAAATCTTAAATAACTGATGATCAAAAGTCCCTCGCATTACGGCTTCTTGGGCAATCAAGTCAATGCGCTTCTTTTCTTGCGAATCTTGCAAAATAATTAATTCACCAAGCTTCTGACCCGCTTCTACCGGTGCATCAACGTAAGGAAGTACTTCCATCGATGAAGTAATCCCTTTATCCTTGCCTTTTTCTACAACAATGCCTGGCTTTTCTTTCGGAATTAAGGCAACTTGATCGACTGTTCCTTTACCGACAGGAACTTGCCCTAAAGCTTGATCCGGTTGTGCGACTAGCTTAAAGCCATAGCGGGCAAAACCGTAGTTGTATACTTTCATCGTCTCTTTGAAGTGACCGCGCATTTCTGGTACACCGAAGACAGAAGCAATCAAGCGAAGATTGTCTCGCTCTACTGTTGAAACAAGACAGTATTTGGCTTCATTGGTCCAACCTGTTTTGAATCCGTCTGTACCTGGATACCACCAGAGTAGCTTGTTATGGTTATCAAGCTGCATTGGCTTGTCGCTTTCTTCGCGAATTTTATAATGTCGTATAGAAACCATTTCCCGTAGCTTGGGATACTTTAAAGCCTCTCGAGCAACCAAAGCCATATCATAAGCGGAAGTATAGTGGTTTTCTGCAGGCAATCCATGAGGATTTA containing:
- the spoVAC gene encoding stage V sporulation protein AC, with the protein product MPYKFENLSAQEYEEKVQKVKPKPTVFKNAFWAFIVGGLISALGQLIYNSYISLGFAEKDSIAATAATLIFLGAFLTGLGLYDKIGKHAGAGSIVPITGFANAIVAPAMEYKREGYVFGVGAKMFSIAGPVLVYGFTMSVLIGLLYYIFQ
- the sigF gene encoding RNA polymerase sporulation sigma factor SigF, with the protein product MNYRLTEMNLPRFPLLGEQETTRLLQLAQGGDSDARERLIQCNLRLVFNLVQRFQNRGYELEDLFQIGVIGLIKAIDKFDLTYNVRFSTYAVPMIIGEIRRFLRDDSPVKVSRSYKETAQRIHRCQHELTGKLGREPTIQEVANALEIEPEAVVEALEAVQSPTSIHETFYQDDGDPIYLLDQLSTEESDQETWFEHLALRDAMSRLAPREQEILHMRFFQDKTQTEVAEQVGLSQVQISRIERSALKKIKTMFYHAKTSGE
- the spoIIAB gene encoding anti-sigma F factor; this encodes MRNVNQVKMQFASLPENVALARVVVATMMSNLEFTLTNLDDVKVAVSEAVSNAIMHGYHNKTDGLIDFAVTLDGEGLEIIVADQGQGIQDIAKAMEPSYSTSPDRMGLGFVFMQSFMDQIDVKSEVGQGTVVRLYKYVPQLQRAVQ
- a CDS encoding STAS domain-containing protein — protein: MMNLQLEKVGQTLIVRYEGEIDMSVSNSIKEAIEREMEKERAKNLLFNLSKVDFIDSSGLGMLLGRYKYVVNVGGKITLTGANEVVDRLLDMSGLYGLMKHYRKEKLALRALEGDGVL
- a CDS encoding chemotaxis protein CheX, whose amino-acid sequence is MDMNMINPVINAFNQIMPQLGFSHIEEKDTAVLVDKHLDNRGIFINVSVVGPLKGSILIGMDLTSAKHIASKMMMGMPVSELDDMAVSALSELGNMVCATSCTLYSNEGIVGLDISPPNIIAGEKGQVMLSVPKAMKATFVVDDIDMDIYVGLVSQ
- a CDS encoding response regulator; its protein translation is MKTKIMIVDDSMLSRTIIADYLEEIGYEVVGEAESIEGLIDRYSTVKPDVVTMDIAMPGADGFECSKALLAHDPQARIILVSSMKDDETIEKAKQIGVSGYLQKPVEAEELKRVIDNVMAPDRLFESLITMSIPTFKESLSQNITRMTKVSASLLDEEPQQHFFPSQGISVVIGIIGHYSGTMILDLSESTAEKMAKVLLRREPKNRDEVMALGAEFANIIAGVACSMLNKKEKAFQLRVSPPNVFYGAPTKVISPSLHLQCIGAETPHGRINLFIGFKKGSALWT
- a CDS encoding D-alanyl-D-alanine carboxypeptidase family protein, whose amino-acid sequence is MKRWKKSVWGILLSTLLLLGSPAAAFATVPLETSADSVVLMDPTSGAVLFEKNPHKKVAPASTTKLMTLLVAFDAINQGRVSMDDRVTTSQRAFEMGGSQIYLEPGEEMPLETMLISIAVQSANDACVAVAEHISGSYEAYVEEMNKKAQELGMKNTNFVNPHGLPAENHYTSAYDMALVAREALKYPKLREMVSIRHYKIREESDKPMQLDNHNKLLWWYPGTDGFKTGWTNEAKYCLVSTVERDNLRLIASVFGVPEMRGHFKETMKVYNYGFARYGFKLVAQPDQALGQVPVGKGTVDQVALIPKEKPGIVVEKGKDKGITSSMEVLPYVDAPVEAGQKLGELIILQDSQEKKRIDLIAQEAVMRGTFDHQLFKIFRGMYGFQ